A single window of Deltaproteobacteria bacterium DNA harbors:
- a CDS encoding Spy/CpxP family protein refolding chaperone, producing the protein MKKFSVMVALVLLVASATWVMAGPRGRANWGDEAWCPGASQLSDLNLSAEQTEKIRGLRESFVKETAPIRTQLFTKKTELRLLWIQTSLDEAKIRATQKEVQGLMEQMQEKATDFRLAFRNLLTPEQTNRLLAEGIGRGPGANWGKGRGDRGGRMAGSPGIGERSGPGWGPGGCR; encoded by the coding sequence ATGAAAAAATTCAGTGTAATGGTAGCGTTGGTACTCTTGGTTGCCTCGGCAACATGGGTCATGGCAGGGCCGCGAGGCAGGGCCAATTGGGGAGATGAGGCATGGTGTCCGGGCGCTTCTCAACTGTCGGACTTAAACCTGTCTGCAGAACAGACTGAGAAAATCCGCGGTCTGCGCGAATCGTTTGTTAAGGAAACCGCGCCGATCCGGACCCAGCTGTTTACAAAAAAGACTGAGCTAAGGTTGTTGTGGATCCAGACCAGCCTGGATGAGGCCAAGATACGGGCCACTCAGAAGGAAGTCCAGGGTCTTATGGAACAGATGCAGGAAAAGGCCACCGATTTCCGTCTGGCCTTTCGAAATCTGCTGACCCCCGAGCAGACGAACCGGCTCCTTGCAGAAGGCATTGGCAGGGGCCCGGGCGCCAATTGGGGCAAAGGCAGAGGCGACCGGGGCGGCAGGATGGCCGGATCTCCGGGCATTGGCGAGCGTTCCGGACCCGGCTGGGGTCCGGGCGGTTGCCGGTAA
- a CDS encoding sigma-54 dependent transcriptional regulator translates to MNSSQALSILVVEDGQSQREMLRDFLREKGHEVSEAEQGEKALELLGRNYFDLLLIDYKMPGMDGMALLKRVKRINPEIDVVMITAYGTVEAAVQAMKAGAADYITKPIELDELLILLDRLSERRTLLKENEILRDELGRKGVTAKDIIFRSAAMNEVINMAGRVADSRATVLIQGESGTGKELVARLIHALSPRSERPMTVVNCAALPETLLESELFGHEKGAFTGASQRRIGRFEEADRGSLFLDEIGELTQAVQVKLLRFLQEREFQRIGDNRTRQADVRVISATNRDLVERIREGAFREDLFYRLNVVTITIPPLRERKDDISALMEHFLGRFAAQNNRPIEGFSPEARDLLLKYDYPGNVRELENIIERAVVIARGSLISTKDLPFAAKDLHSEPTKKSPKGLNDAVEALELEMIREAMAQSRNHQTQAAEVLGISERTLRYKLKKYGLK, encoded by the coding sequence ATGAACAGCAGTCAGGCATTAAGCATTCTTGTGGTGGAAGACGGTCAATCCCAGAGGGAGATGCTGCGGGATTTTCTCAGGGAAAAGGGCCATGAGGTGTCGGAAGCGGAACAGGGCGAAAAGGCGCTCGAGCTGTTGGGCCGGAATTACTTCGATCTTTTGCTGATCGATTACAAGATGCCGGGGATGGACGGCATGGCGCTCTTGAAGCGCGTCAAACGGATCAACCCGGAGATTGATGTGGTCATGATCACGGCCTACGGCACGGTTGAGGCGGCGGTTCAGGCCATGAAGGCCGGGGCCGCGGACTATATCACCAAGCCCATTGAATTGGACGAACTGCTTATCCTGCTCGACCGGCTTTCAGAACGGCGGACCCTTCTGAAGGAAAACGAGATCCTCCGCGACGAACTGGGACGGAAAGGGGTCACCGCCAAAGACATTATCTTCCGGAGTGCGGCCATGAACGAGGTGATCAACATGGCCGGGCGCGTCGCAGACAGCCGGGCAACCGTGCTCATACAGGGAGAGAGCGGGACGGGCAAAGAGCTTGTCGCCAGGCTGATCCACGCACTGAGTCCCCGATCGGAAAGGCCGATGACCGTGGTGAACTGTGCGGCCCTGCCTGAAACCTTACTGGAAAGCGAGCTGTTCGGCCATGAAAAGGGCGCCTTCACAGGAGCGTCCCAGAGGAGGATCGGCCGATTTGAAGAGGCCGACCGCGGGAGTCTTTTCTTAGATGAGATCGGAGAACTCACCCAGGCCGTTCAGGTAAAACTCCTTCGATTTCTCCAGGAGAGGGAGTTTCAACGCATCGGAGATAACCGGACACGGCAGGCGGATGTGCGGGTGATCAGCGCCACCAACCGGGATCTTGTCGAACGGATACGGGAAGGGGCCTTCAGAGAAGACCTCTTCTACCGCCTGAATGTGGTGACCATCACCATTCCGCCTCTGAGGGAGCGGAAGGATGATATATCGGCCCTGATGGAACATTTTCTGGGCCGCTTTGCAGCCCAGAACAACAGGCCGATTGAGGGGTTTTCCCCCGAGGCCAGGGACCTTCTTCTAAAGTATGATTATCCCGGAAATGTCAGGGAATTGGAGAATATTATCGAACGGGCCGTGGTCATCGCCAGGGGATCCCTCATTTCAACAAAAGATCTCCCCTTTGCTGCCAAGGATCTTCATTCCGAACCCACGAAAAAATCGCCGAAGGGCCTGAATGATGCGGTGGAGGCCCTGGAACTGGAGATGATCCGGGAGGCCATGGCCCAGAGCCGAAACCACCAGACCCAGGCCGCCGAGGTCCTGGGCATCAGCGAACGGACCCTCAGGTACAAACTGAAAAAATATGGTCTGAAATAG
- a CDS encoding radical SAM protein, with protein MNLTDSYKCCVLCPRGCGVDRTGRGRGPGKGVCGETDQLRVAYVGPHFGEEPPISGTNGSGTVFFTGCSLKCVYCQNHQISHEALGVAISLDDLALRVREMAVRDHVHNINFVTPDHFFPHVFRLVSLLRKAGIALPIVYNLSGYQLIEALASAEDYADIYLPDFKYSDPFLAAALSRCRDYPAVALEAISMMIQQKGFLDAVSSPQTAPARKGVLVRHLILPGKVQNSINALTSLLVEFGPGLPLSLMSQYHPVLHHHDPDLNRRVDRDEFDAVLSHAEALGFEHLFVQFPETDNPHPAGVSPFLPDFEKPEPFLQDPQPI; from the coding sequence ATGAACCTGACGGATTCCTACAAATGCTGTGTTCTGTGTCCCCGCGGATGCGGAGTGGACCGGACGGGCCGTGGCCGAGGTCCGGGGAAGGGCGTATGCGGTGAGACAGATCAGCTCAGGGTCGCTTATGTGGGGCCGCATTTCGGTGAAGAACCCCCTATTTCCGGGACCAACGGTTCAGGCACCGTCTTTTTTACCGGATGTTCACTCAAATGCGTCTACTGCCAGAATCACCAGATTTCCCATGAGGCCCTCGGGGTCGCCATAAGCCTGGATGACCTGGCCCTCAGGGTTAGGGAAATGGCGGTGCGAGACCATGTCCACAATATCAATTTCGTGACGCCGGATCACTTTTTTCCCCATGTCTTCCGGCTGGTGTCTCTCCTGCGCAAAGCCGGTATTGCCCTGCCGATAGTATACAATCTCTCGGGGTATCAGTTGATCGAGGCATTGGCTTCGGCCGAAGATTATGCCGACATCTACCTCCCTGATTTCAAATATTCAGACCCGTTCCTGGCCGCGGCCCTCTCCAGGTGCAGGGATTACCCTGCCGTGGCCTTAGAGGCCATCTCAATGATGATCCAGCAGAAGGGGTTTCTGGATGCCGTCTCATCCCCACAGACCGCACCGGCCCGAAAGGGGGTCCTGGTCCGGCATCTCATCCTTCCGGGAAAGGTCCAAAACTCCATAAACGCCCTCACGAGCCTCTTGGTGGAGTTCGGTCCGGGCCTCCCCCTGAGCCTCATGTCCCAGTATCACCCTGTTCTTCACCACCACGATCCGGACCTGAATCGCCGGGTCGACCGGGATGAGTTCGACGCGGTCCTGTCCCACGCAGAGGCCCTTGGGTTTGAACACCTCTTCGTCCAGTTTCCGGAAACAGACAATCCCCACCCCGCCGGCGTCTCGCCTTTCCTCCCCGATTTTGAAAAACCGGAGCCTTTTCTCCAAGACCCGCAACCGATCTGA